GTGATGGTGCCGATCATCTCCAGTGCGTATGTCGGACTCGAACCCACGCACGTCGCACATGCCTCGATGCAGACGCGGGCGCTGCAACAACTCGGCGGAGCGTTCGGTGTCGCGATCGGGGCGGTGCTGCTGCAGGCGCTCGCGGGGCACGGGCTGATCGGCGGGTTCCACACGGCATTCTGGGTGTTCACCGCGCTGGCGGTCCTCGCGTCGCTCGCGAGCTTCGCGCTGCCGGCCCGGGAGAAGGCGCCGGCACGCTGATCGATCATGTGCGACTTTGCTCACTTTGCGAGACGCAAGCCCACATGATGGGCGCTTTGGGGTCATGCTGTTGGCCATGCTCGATCACATGATGGCCTTCGACGTCACCCCGAAGGGGCGCGCCGCCAGCGAGCCGTTGCGCGAAGACATCCGACTGCTGGGCGGGATCCTCGGCGCGGTGATCCGTGACCAGGAGGGCCAGGACGTCCTCGACCTGGTCGAGGAGGCGCGCACCCGCGCCTTCGCGGTGCGCCGCCAGGAGGAGGACCGCGAGGAATTCGCCGCGATCTTCGACGGCCTGCCGACGGACAAGGCGATGAAGGTCGTGCGTGCCTTCAGCCTGTTCGCCCTGTTGGCGAACCTGGCCGAGGACCTGCACCGTGAGCGGCGTCGTGCGATGCACGTCGATGCGGGCGAACCGCCGATCGACGGTTCGCTGGCCGCTACGTTCCGCAAGCTGGACGCCGCGAAGCTGGACGACGCCACGGTCCGCGCCGCGCTGGGCGAGGCGACGGTGGTGCCGGTCATCACGGCACACCCGACCGAGACGCGACGCCGGACGGTCTTCCAGACCCAGTCGCGGATCAAGGAGGCGATGCGCCGCCGTGACCGCGGCACGCTCACCGATGCCCAGACCGCACAGGTGGAGCGGGTGATCCACCTGCAGATCCAGACCCTCTGGCAGACCGCACTGATCCGCAAGCGGCGGGTCGACATCACCGACGAGATCGAACTCGGGCTGCGCTGGTTCGACGCGTCGCTGTTCGAGGTGATGCCGCTGCTCAACGCGCGGGTGCGGGACGAGCTCGGGTCGCGGTACCCGTCCGCCGGTGTTGCGCAGGAGCCGGTGCTGCGGGCCGGTTCGTGGATCGGTGGCGACCGGGACGGCAACCCGAACGTCACACCGCAGGTCGTCGCGACCGCGAGCGGCCGCGCCGCGCAAACGGCGTTGCAGCACTACCTGCGCGAGCTGGAGGCGCTGGAGGACGAGTTCTCTTTCTCGGTGCGTATGTCGCCGTCGTCGGCGCAGCTGCTCGAGCTCGCCGCGCAGAACACCACCGACGACCGGTCGGACGAGCCCTACCGGCAGGTGATCCGGTGGATCCGCGGCCGGCTGTCGGCGACGCACAGTGAGTTCTTCGGTGACTGGTTCGAAGCCGCGGTCGAGGTGCCCGGCGCGACGGCATACACCACCCCGGACGAGCTGCTCGCGGACCTGGACGTGATGGACGCGGCGCTGCGCGGCGGCTCCGGTGCGCTGATCGCGGACGACCGGCTGCTCGGGTTGCGTGAAGCGGTGCGGACTTTCGGCTTCCACCTCTACGGGCTCGACCTGCGGCAGGACTCCGGCATCAACGAGGAGACGATCGCCGAGGTGTTCGCGTGGGCGGGGGTGCATCCGGACTACGCGTCGCTGGACGAGGACGCGCGCGTCGAATTGCTGACCGCGGAGCTGGCGAACCGGCGCCCGCTGGTCGGCTACGGTGCGGAGTTCAGCGAGCAGACGACCAAGGAGCTGGCGATCACCGCAGCCGCGGCGCGGTCGGTGCGCACGTTCGGTCCGGAGGCGATCCCGAACCACGTGATCAGCATGTGCACCTCGGTGTCGGACATGCTGGAGACCGCGGTGCTGCTGAAAGAGGCGGGCCTGCTCGATCCGGGTGTGGGCGGGTCGGGTGCCACCTGCTCGGTCAACATCGTGCCGCTCTTCGAAACCATTGAGGATCTGCAGGTTTCGGCCACGACGATGCGTGCGGCGCTCGCGGTGCCGGCGTACCGGCAGCTGGTGGACAGCAAGGACGGGCTGCAGGAGGTGATGCTCGGCTACAGCGACTCCAACAAGGACGGCGGCTACATGGCGGCCAACTGGGCGCTGTACCGGGCGGAGCTGGACCTGGTCGAAGTGGCCCGCGAGACCGGGATCCGGTTGCGGCTGTTCCACGGTCGCGGCGGCACCGTCGGTCGTGGCGGCGGCCCGAGCTACGAGGCCATCCTCGCGCAGCCCCCGGGCGCGGTGCGCGGCTCGCTGCGGCTCACCGAGCAGGGCGAGATCATCGCGGCGAAGTATGCCGAGGCGCCGCTCGCGACACGCAACCTGGAGACGCTGCTCGCCGCGACGCTCGAGGCGTCCCTGCTGGACGTCGAAGGGCTCGGTGACGACACCGACGAGGCGTACGCCGCGATGGACGAGATCGCTGCATTGGCAAGGGAATCCTACTCGGACCTGGTGCACCGGACGGACGGCTTCGTGGAGTACTTCACCACGTCGACGCCGGTGGGGGAGATCGGTGCCCTGAACATCGGCTCCCGTCCGTCGTCGCGCCGCGCCACCACGAAGATCAGTGACCTGCGGGCGATCCCGTGGGTGATGTCCTGGTCGCTGTCGCGGGTGATGCTGCCCGGCTGGTACGGCACCGGCAGTGCATTGCAGCAATGGGTCGGGGACGACGAGGCGCGCCTGAAGCGACTGCGTGACTACTACGAGCGGTGGCCGTTCTTCCAGACGGTCATGTCGAACCTCGCGCAGGTGATGGCGAAGTCGGATCTGGGGATCGCGGAGCGCTATTCGCGGCTGGTCGAGGACGAGTCCCTCCGGGAGCGGGTGTTCTCCAAGCTCGTCGAGGAGCACCGGCGGACGCTGCAGATGTTCGCCCGGGTGACCGGCCGCGACGACCTGCTGTGGGACAACGACAACCTGAAACGCTCTGTTTTCAACCGTTTCCCCTACCTGGAGCCGCTCAACCACCTGCAGGTCGAGTTCCTGCAGCGCTACCGCAACGGCGACGAGGACCCCCAGGTGCAGCGCGGTATCCTGCTCACCATGAACGGCCTGGCCACCGCCCTGCGCAACTCCGGTTAGCAGCCCGCGCCGGCCGAGCTTGTCGAGGTCCCGGCGTCGGCCGAGCGACCTGTCGCGTTGGCCGAGCTTGTCGAGGTCCCCGCGCCGGCCGAGCCACCTATCGCGTCGGCCGAGCAACCTACCGCGTCGGCCGAGCAACCTACCGCTGGCCGAGCTTGTCGAGGTGCCGGCGTCGGCCGAGCGACCTATCGCGTTGGCCGAGCTCGTCGAGGTCCCCGCGTCGGCCGAGCGACCTATCGCGCTGGCCGAGCTTGTCGAGGTCCGGATTGGTGCCACCGCGGGGCGGCGGTGACACCAATCCGGGGATCTGGGCGGGTCAGCTCGTGGGGACGAGCTTCCCGACGGAGTTGATCTCGTTCACGTCGGAGCCCTCGAGCCACGACCACGGTGCGGTGAAGTAGCCCTGGTTGCCCCAGTTGCTGCCCCAGCTGTTCTCGATCTCGACGCCGTTCTGGTTGTAGCCCACGATCGTCACCTCGTGGCCGCCCAGGTTCGACTCGCCCGGTGACGGGTCGTAGTTGTAGTTGCCGGCGTCGAGGTCCTCGAAGCTGCTGCGCACGGTGAAGCCGATGGCGACGGGCAGCCCGGAGGCGATGGACTCCTCGACGGCCTCCCGCCGGTTGCTGGAGTTCGTCAGGTCGGTGTAGCCGGAAAGCCTGTAGCCCGAGGCGTTCTGGCGCTCGTTCCAGGTCGGCTGGGTGGTGTAGTCGTAGTTGCCCTGCCAGTAGTCCGACTGGGTGTCGATGCCCTGCGCCTGCTCCATGGGCAGCGCGACCGACGCCCAGGTGCCGTTGTCGTGGCCCTGTGCGATCTGCGAGTAGATGCACATCGGGGCCATCGGGCTGCCGCTGATGCCCTGCTCGTTCATCAGGACGCCGTAGGCGGTGTATCCGGTCGCCCACGCCACGCAGGAGCCGACCTGGCCCTGGTCCCCGGGTTGCAGGGCGTACTGCTTGAGGCTGTATGACGCCGGCGCCTGCTGCATCGCACGCAGCACCTTGGGCCGGCCGACGGTCCGCACACCGCGGTGGGCGACGGACTTCTCGTAGGCCTTCGCGGCCGCCACGTCGAAGCCGTACCCGTGGTGCGAGGAGCTGGAGATGTGCTGGTGCTGGGTGGGCACCGACGCATGTGCACCGCCCGGGGCGCTGAACACGCTCAGTGCGG
This genomic window from Flexivirga oryzae contains:
- the ppc gene encoding phosphoenolpyruvate carboxylase, whose protein sequence is MLDHMMAFDVTPKGRAASEPLREDIRLLGGILGAVIRDQEGQDVLDLVEEARTRAFAVRRQEEDREEFAAIFDGLPTDKAMKVVRAFSLFALLANLAEDLHRERRRAMHVDAGEPPIDGSLAATFRKLDAAKLDDATVRAALGEATVVPVITAHPTETRRRTVFQTQSRIKEAMRRRDRGTLTDAQTAQVERVIHLQIQTLWQTALIRKRRVDITDEIELGLRWFDASLFEVMPLLNARVRDELGSRYPSAGVAQEPVLRAGSWIGGDRDGNPNVTPQVVATASGRAAQTALQHYLRELEALEDEFSFSVRMSPSSAQLLELAAQNTTDDRSDEPYRQVIRWIRGRLSATHSEFFGDWFEAAVEVPGATAYTTPDELLADLDVMDAALRGGSGALIADDRLLGLREAVRTFGFHLYGLDLRQDSGINEETIAEVFAWAGVHPDYASLDEDARVELLTAELANRRPLVGYGAEFSEQTTKELAITAAAARSVRTFGPEAIPNHVISMCTSVSDMLETAVLLKEAGLLDPGVGGSGATCSVNIVPLFETIEDLQVSATTMRAALAVPAYRQLVDSKDGLQEVMLGYSDSNKDGGYMAANWALYRAELDLVEVARETGIRLRLFHGRGGTVGRGGGPSYEAILAQPPGAVRGSLRLTEQGEIIAAKYAEAPLATRNLETLLAATLEASLLDVEGLGDDTDEAYAAMDEIAALARESYSDLVHRTDGFVEYFTTSTPVGEIGALNIGSRPSSRRATTKISDLRAIPWVMSWSLSRVMLPGWYGTGSALQQWVGDDEARLKRLRDYYERWPFFQTVMSNLAQVMAKSDLGIAERYSRLVEDESLRERVFSKLVEEHRRTLQMFARVTGRDDLLWDNDNLKRSVFNRFPYLEPLNHLQVEFLQRYRNGDEDPQVQRGILLTMNGLATALRNSG
- a CDS encoding C1 family peptidase, with the translated sequence MHKTTVALALSTVTALSVFSAPGGAHASVPTQHQHISSSSHHGYGFDVAAAKAYEKSVAHRGVRTVGRPKVLRAMQQAPASYSLKQYALQPGDQGQVGSCVAWATGYTAYGVLMNEQGISGSPMAPMCIYSQIAQGHDNGTWASVALPMEQAQGIDTQSDYWQGNYDYTTQPTWNERQNASGYRLSGYTDLTNSSNRREAVEESIASGLPVAIGFTVRSSFEDLDAGNYNYDPSPGESNLGGHEVTIVGYNQNGVEIENSWGSNWGNQGYFTAPWSWLEGSDVNEINSVGKLVPTS